One window of Saimiri boliviensis isolate mSaiBol1 chromosome 4, mSaiBol1.pri, whole genome shotgun sequence genomic DNA carries:
- the H1-1 gene encoding histone H1.1, whose protein sequence is MSETAPPASAASADPQKSSAGKKAKKPAKVAAATKKKPAGPSVSELIVQAAASSKERGGVSLAALKKALAATGYDVGKNNSRIKLGVKSLVNKGTLVQTKGTGASGSFKLNKKASSGEAKPGPSKVAAKTKATGASRKLKKVTGAVTKKSVKTPKKAKKPAATRKPSKSPKTVKPKKVTKSPAKTKAIKPKAAKAKVTKSKTAKPKKAAPKKK, encoded by the coding sequence ATGTCCGAAACGGCGCCTCCCGCTTCCGCCGCCTCAGCTGATCCTCAGAAATCTTCAGCTGGCAAGAAGGCTAAGAAACCAGCTAAGGTTGCAGCAGCCACCAAGAAGAAACCGGCAGGCCCCTCTGTGTCGGAGCTGATCGTGCAGGCTGCTGCCTCCTCCAAGGAGCGTGGTGGTGTGTCACTGGCTGCCCTTAAAAAGGCTCTGGCGGCCACCGGCTACGATGTGGGAAAGAATAACAGCCGCATTAAGCTGGGCGTTAAGAGCCTGGTAAACAAGGGCACACTGGTGCAGACGAAGGGCACCGGCGCCTCGGGTTCCTTCAAGCTCAACAAGAAAGCATCCTCCGGGGAAGCCAAGCCCGGCCCCTCAAAGGTGGCGGCGAAAACCAAGGCGACGGGCGCATCTAGAAAGCTCAAAAAGGTCACGGGGGCTGTTACCAAAAAAAGCGTGAAGACTCCGAAAAAGGCTAAAAAGCCTGCGGCCACAAGAAAGCCCTCGAAGAGTCCCAAAACTGTAAAGCCCAAAAAAGTAACCAAAAGCCCTGCTAAAACCAAGGCTATAAAACCCAAGGCGGCCAAGGCTAAAGTGACGAAGTCAAAGACTGCCAAACCCAAGAAAGCAGCACCCAAGAAAAAGTAA
- the H3C1 gene encoding histone H3.1 has protein sequence MARTKQTARKSTGGKAPRKQLATKAARKSAPATGGVKKPHRYRPGTVALREIRRYQKSTELLIRKLPFQRLVREIAQDFKTDLRFQSSAVMALQEACEAYLVGLFEDTNLCAIHAKRVTIMPKDIQLARRIRGERA, from the coding sequence ATGGCTCGCACTAAGCAGACTGCTCGCAAGTCTACGGGTGGTAAGGCTCCGCGCAAGCAGCTGGCTACTAAGGCGGCCCGCAAGAGCGCGCCGGCCACCGGCGGCGTGAAAAAGCCTCACCGGTACCGACCCGGCACGGTGGCTTTGCGCGAGATCCGCCGTTACCAGAAGTCTACAGAGCTACTGATCCGTAAACTACCTTTTCAGCGTTTGGTGCGCGAGATTGCGCAGGATTTTAAAACGGACCTGCGTTTCCAGAGTTCCGCTGTGATGGCTCTGCAGGAGGCGTGTGAGGCCTACTTGGTGGGGCTGTTTGAAGACACCAATCTGTGCGCCATCCACGCTAAGCGTGTCACTATTATGCCCAAGGACATCCAGCTTGCTCGCCGCATCCGCGGAGAGCGGGCATAA